The following DNA comes from Bos indicus x Bos taurus breed Angus x Brahman F1 hybrid chromosome 5, Bos_hybrid_MaternalHap_v2.0, whole genome shotgun sequence.
CCTTGGGCCTGACCCAGGGTGAGTACTGGGGAAGCAGGTAGGAAACAGAGGCCTGAGGGGATAAAGAAAGGGTTGTCTGGGCTCAGCTCTTGTTGGGCTGAGTctgaggagctgggaggagagggacTGGGGAGACAGGGCTCAGTGAGACTGAGCTCTCAGCTACGCCAACCCTCTTGTACTAGCCTCTTGATCCAAACCAACGGGCTGGAGCTCTTTCAGACTCCAGGGTGGGAACATGTGTATGGGGATTCAGACAGTGGGGCTGTTGGCAGAGGAGGCCTGGGAGAGCTCTTAGCACTGGGGCTGGGGGCCCTGCTGGGCCTGGAACTGGGAGGGGAGGTCCAAGGatcagggaggggagagaagccTGGTTCTCAAGGTCGCAGCTGGCCCTGGTGGAGATAAGTCACTGGAGGGAAGGCTGAGGATGGAACTAAAGGACTGGGACCTCAAAGGGCTGGTTTGAGAGCTCAGAAGGGAGGGGGCGGTTGGGCAGACTTTGGGGTTAGGCTCCTCTTGGAGAGCTGGGCCCAGAGTGGCTGAGCTTCCAGTGTGTCCCTCAGGTGACCCCTTGAAACCCTCTCGGGGCCCGCTGGTGACCTGCACGTGTGAGAACCCACACTGCAAGGGGCCTACCTGCCAGGGGTCCTGGTGTACAGTCGTGCTGGTGTGGGAGGATGGACACCTCCGGGAATACCGGGGCTGCGGGAACATGCACCCAGAGGTCTGTAGGGCGCGCCCCACGGAGTTCGTCAACCACTACTGCTGCTACAGCCCCCTATGCAACCACAACGTGTCCCTGACGCTAGAAGGTATGTCTGGCTGCCCCGGAAACCCCTCCCCGGCTTCTCTGActctgccctccctgccctgcttGCCTCTCATGCTCTGgtctggagggtgggggaggcagggcccCCGGGGTCTGACTGGCAGAGCGGCAAGGTGGGGGGCATCCGGCCTGGTGGAAGCTGGGCCTCAGTATCCCTCTTCCGCCAGCCACCCAGACTCCTCCGGAGCAGCCTCAAGGAGATGGCCAGCTGCCTTTGATCCTGGGCCCCGTGCTGGCCTTTCTAGTGCTTGTGGCCCTGGGTGCCCTGGGCCTGTGGCATGTCCGGCGGAGGAAGGAGAAGCAGCGGGGCGCGAACAGTGAGCTGGGCGAGTCCAGCCTCATCCTGAAGACATCTGAGCAGGGGGACAGCATGTTGGGGGTGCGGGCCTGGGGGACCTGGGACACCGGGTGGTGGGGGGTAGACAGGAGCCACAGAGTCAGAGGGGGCACAGAGTGGCAGGTGGCTGAGAAAGGCACGTGGCGGGCACTCAGAGATTTGGCGGGGCACTGGGCGGGAGGGGTTTGTGAGTGAGAAGTGTGGTGAGATGAGGCAGTGGGGCCCAGGTTGAGGAGGGAGAAACGGGTTTGGTGGGTGGGGGCTGCCCCTCAGCGGCCTCTCGGTACTCCCAGGACCTCCTGGACAGTGACTGTACCACGGGCAGTGGCTCAGGGCTCCCGTTCCTGGTGCAGAGGACAGTGGCTCGACAGGTCGCCCTGGTGGAGTGTGTGGGTGAGCAGTGGGTGAGCTCAGGGGATGGGGACCAAGTGCTCCCAGTGAGCTTAGAGGGGTGAGGGAGTCACAGGTGGGGCCAGGCCTGGGTCAGAACAGGAATTCTGCCAGTCAGGGAGGGGGTTGGAGATGAGGCAGTGCCTGATCCttggccaggagctggggtggAGCAAGAGGCAAATGGAGGTGGCCTGCCAGAGGTGTGTGGGTCTGAATTCAATTAAACAGAATCTTCAGAGGTTCTGCAGTCGGAGCCAGGGCAGCAATGTGAGGGGGGCCTCTTCTGAGGGTGACTGTGCCCAAGGGCTCTGTGTGTTCAGTATGTgatcccccctccctcctccctggttGCTGGATCAGGAAAGGGCCGCTATGGTGAGGTGTGGCGGGGCCTGTGGCATGGTGAGAGCGTAGCCGTCAAGATCTTCTCCTCCAGAGATGAACAGTCCTGGTTCCGGGAGACTGAGATCTACAACACAGTGCTGCTCAGACACGACAACATCCTAGGCAAGCGGGGATGGGGCAGGGAGCGCTGGGCCAGACCCGGGGTTCTCATCGCCTTGCCCCACGACCCCGCCTCTGAACACTGACCTAACCTTGAAGGGCTCCCAGCGGGGCTCGGCCCCAGCTTCTGACTCCAGCTTCCTCTCTGCCCTAAGCCAGACCAGCCTCCACCCCATTCCCAGCTTTGCCCTGACCTCTCCAGCCTGTCTCCCCAGCCCCGACCCTGACTGGTCCAGCCTCCTTCATCCCTAGCCCGGCGGTGAGCCACCTGATCCTCCGCCCACAGGCTTTATCGCCTCGGACATGACTTCCCGCAACTCGAGCACGCAGCTGTGGCTCATCACGCACTACCACGAGCACGGCTCGCTCTACGACTTTCTGCAGAGGCAGACGCTGGAGCCTCAGCTGGCCCTGAAGCTAGCCGTGTCCGCGGCCTGCGGCCTGGCGCACCTGCACGTGGAGATCTTCGGCACGCAGGGCAAACCGGCCATCGCCCACCGCGACCTCAAGAGCCGCAACGTGCTGGTCAAGAGCAACCTGCAGTGCTGCATCGCCGACCTGGGTGAGCGCGGAGGGGCGAGCCCTTGGCAGGGGGTGGAGTCCGTGCGCCCTTCCTCTCCACGCGGTTCTGCCTTCGCCTGTTTGGATGCCTGGCTTCAGTGGCCTGATTGGCGCGTTAAAACTCACaggggtgtgggtgggtgtgtgtggaggTGTGGGGGGGTGTGTCTACACACTGGCGCTTTAAAACTTACAGACGTGTGTATGTTCTCATCTcacctcctgtgtgtgtgtgtgtgtgtgtgtgtgtgtgtgtgtacactgatTGGCATTTTAAAACTtgcagacgtgtgtgtgtgtgttctcgtCTCACCTCCACAAGAACCCCACACCCCACCAGCGGCTTGAACACTATTTTCAAGCCCAGACTCCTTCCACCACTTCAGCCAGGCTCCAGGTGTGGGGAGAAAGGGGCAGGGAGCCAGCAACCTCGGTTCTCATCCCGGCTTTGCTGACCACAGCGCTCGCTGTCACCGTGCGTTGGGGTTCAGTTCTGAAATATATGCCTGCCTTGCCTACTCGCATCTCACCGGATTCCTACGCCTAGAGAGCACCACGCAGGCCAAGTATGACAGGGACAGTTATTCTCCCGTGGCTGCTGGCTCCCAGCCCAGCTCAGGGCGGGCTCCATGTGCCAGCCCCTCTGTGTCCTGCCGTCTGTCGCCCTCTCACCTCACGCTGGGATTCCAGCCTCCCCAGGGCCGCCCTATCTGTGGGCCTGGgtgagcagcagcagtgacaggcCTGGTGCCCACAGGCCTGGCTGTGATGCACTCTCAGGGTAGCGATTACCTGGACATTGGCAACAACCCGCGAGTGGGCACCAAGCGGTACATGGCCCCTGAGGTGCTGGAAGAGCAGATCCGAACCGACTGCTTCGAATCCTACAAGTGGACGGACATCTGGGCCTTTGGCCTAGTGCTGTGGGAGATCACCCGCCGGACCATTGTCAATGGTGAGCCTCCGGCACCTCACTGCACAGGGTGGAGCAGGGGAACAGGGCAGGTGGATACCCAGGCAGACAGGTGGGAGACGGGGCTTCCTGCCACCAGCTGGTGCCCGTGGCCTGAGGGGCTTGTGGTCAGACCTTCCAAATTCCCTTTACTGTCACTCACCAGCTGGTTCAGCTGAGTGACCTTTTCAGGTTCATCTGAGTCTGATTCTGGCTGTGAAATCTTGGGTAATTGATAATAACAGAAGTATTAATAGCAGCTAACGTTTATTGAGTTTCAGTACGTGCCAGATGCCATGCTGTATACATGTATTATCTTATTGAATTGtcctgtgtgggcagggaggtggtATGCTTTAGTGGTTAAGAGCAAGGGTGGGAAATCAGACTCAGTTCCTGCTTTTTGCCATGTGCAGAGTACTTtacttttctgtgcctcagtttcctcatttgtaaaatgagaagaaaaataatttccagtTGTTGAGATAATCCAAATAAGGTAATCAGGGCAGTATCTGGAACTGTTGTGGAGTTCAGTAAATATTGGTGGCAATTGTTGTTGTAATGACAAATACTTGACACAGCaacacccccattttacagatgaggggatTGAGGCACAGAATTACAACTGGCTAGAGGCAGCATGGGGGTCTGAAACCAGGCAATTTGACTCTCAGGACCAGTGCTCTTTATTACTGTGCTACTTCCACCCGTTGGTCCTTGTTTCCACAGAAATGAGGGATGTGATAGTGCCTGCACTTCCTGCTTATTGATGccttactactattattattattggctgtACTGTGCggcatgcagtatcttagttccctgaccagagatcaaaccagtgccccctgccctgggagtggagtcttaaccattggaccgccaaggaagtccctattgcCTCATTATTACCATGGGTGCTACAGAGAACTGAAATTTGGAGGGGAGCAGGCACAGGGACCTCATTCTTCATGGTCCCATATAGAGGGCCTGCCCTGTGGCTGGTGCCCTCCCAGTCCTGGGGTGGATGGGACCAGGTAGGGAGGCTGGTCAGTCTTTGTGGAGGCTGTCCACGGAGAGGGGCTGCCAGGAGTCTTGACAGGTTGGGGACCACCCTCTTGCTGGGCTCAGCTTCAGACACAAACTCCAGAGGTTGGGGCTGGTAAAGGGGGCACCTGGAAGCAACTGAGGCCCCTTGGAGCCAGCCACAGGCAGGAAAGGAAGGCTGGAGCAGCCTGGGCTGAAGAGGAGGCTGATTGCAGActcctggggaggagggaagctCTGTCAGCTCCACACAGATTCGCGGCGCATTATAAACACTGTAATCTGGTGTCAGCCCCGGCGCTGATTAAAGGCCCATTAGACACGCTCAGGCCTCTGTGCAGCACTGATTAGGGCTCAAGCAGCACAGGGGCCGGCCTGGACGCCCGCCACGGGGAGCACAGCTGGCTCGGGCTCTCCCGAGGCTGTGGCTGTTCTGTGCGGCTGCAGCCCCCAGCCTCGGGCTGGAAGAAGGGTGGGGCCTAAGGTGCTTTTCTGGGGTCTGGCCTCTTCTGGCCCAGTGACTGCCGCTCCACCAGCATCATCTTCAGAAAGATCCTGCTCAGGATGGCACACTTGGGATGATGAGGGGAGGGGTGCTGCTGGCTGGGAGGGTCAGCAGAGGCCTGTGCCACCCCTGAGACTGGGTGGATGTGATCTGGACCTGGGTAAATCTCCTTCCCTTAGAAGATgtgttttcttccccttctcctcattcTACATCCTCACCCAGCAGTCTGCCTCCCTCCCTTAAGTGTAGCTTGGAGGTCAAGAGCATGGGCTTTGGTAAGACTTCCTAGGCTTAACTCCTAGCTCTGTCACTTACTATCTGTGTGATTTTAGACAAGCTTCTTAACCTCTCGGGCCTGAATCTGGCCTgaatttcattgtgtgtgtgtgtgctaagtcgcttcagtcctgtccgactctttgcaactccatggactgtagcccgccaggctcctctgtccatgggattctccaggcaagaatactggagtgggttgccgtgcccttctccaggagatcatcctgacccagggatcaaacccaagtctcttaatgtctcctgcattggcagatgtgttctttaccactagtgtgacTTGGGAGCCCCTTCATTGCTTATAAACTGGAGCTAATAGTCTTCCTCATCTGATAGGGTTGTTTTGTGAGGATCTAATGCCATGCGCTTAGGacagtgcctgccacatagtAATTGCTTGGTAAACATTAGATATTTTGGGGCATCTCTGATAGTTGGGGCCTGGAAGCAGTACCCAGACCCTGGGTTAGAGGCAGCTGTGGAAAGACTGGAACAAGGTCTGTCCTACGAATGCAATGTGTTTAATTCTCAACTCTGCCATTAcaagctgtgtaaccttgggcttaacttctctgagcatcagtttcttcatctgtaaaatgggtcgtCGGGTTGCTGTGAAGACTAACaggataatgcatgtaaagtgtttatagcacaatgcctggcatatttGGTAAGTGTAAGATAAATGGCAGTAAttattgtttataaatatatttattatattatggtGTCCCTCTCAGAGGTAGCATGGGCAGGCAGCTGGCTTCCTGGACCCTGGGACTGAGTGTAGGCAAAGCTCACTTCTGGGTGGTATGGGACCTGTTTGCGGTCCCAAGTGACTGTCCCGTTGTCCTTCATCCCCAGGCATTGTGGAGGACTACCGGCCACCCTTCTATGATGTGGTGCCCAATGACCCCAGCTTTGAGGACATGAAGAAGGTGGTGTGTGTTGACCAGCAGACCCCCACCATCCCCAACCGGCTGGCTGCAGACCCGGTGAGGCCCCTGGGGGTGCTGGGATGGTGTGCGGTGGTGGCTCAGCACTGGGGTTTCTGGGCTGAGGAACTCGTGTCTGGCCTCTGCTTCCCCTGGGTAGGCTCTAGGGGACAGATCCCAGGGGACCTCTCTGGGTACTCCCTCCCACAT
Coding sequences within:
- the ACVRL1 gene encoding serine/threonine-protein kinase receptor R3 — encoded protein: MTLNLPRRRLLMLLIALGLTQGDPLKPSRGPLVTCTCENPHCKGPTCQGSWCTVVLVWEDGHLREYRGCGNMHPEVCRARPTEFVNHYCCYSPLCNHNVSLTLEATQTPPEQPQGDGQLPLILGPVLAFLVLVALGALGLWHVRRRKEKQRGANSELGESSLILKTSEQGDSMLGDLLDSDCTTGSGSGLPFLVQRTVARQVALVECVGKGRYGEVWRGLWHGESVAVKIFSSRDEQSWFRETEIYNTVLLRHDNILGFIASDMTSRNSSTQLWLITHYHEHGSLYDFLQRQTLEPQLALKLAVSAACGLAHLHVEIFGTQGKPAIAHRDLKSRNVLVKSNLQCCIADLGLAVMHSQGSDYLDIGNNPRVGTKRYMAPEVLEEQIRTDCFESYKWTDIWAFGLVLWEITRRTIVNGIVEDYRPPFYDVVPNDPSFEDMKKVVCVDQQTPTIPNRLAADPVLSGLAQMMRECWYPNPSARLTALRIKKTLQKLSNGLQKPKVIP